From Sphingopyxis sp. USTB-05, the proteins below share one genomic window:
- a CDS encoding alpha/beta hydrolase, translating to MTSGAVILPAESAGAGAKLHVTHWLPEGRPRAVVLLAHGYAEHAGRYEYVAKRLTDAGYAIYAVDHWGHGNSDGDGGFVPRFSAFLDGMTELLTLVEINHGDTPRLLLGHSMGGLIATLFLVERQQAFLAAAVSGPAILPAEPPSRFTVWISRFLARFFPRLGVLSLDANGVSRDPLVVEAYKADPLVYTGKIGARLGKEFMDAMAVAQADAPKIRLPILIQHGEADRLTAPAGSRYLFDNVASKDKRLEIYPGLFHEIYNEPERDAVLDDLIGWFDAHVKGPAAA from the coding sequence ATGACAAGCGGAGCGGTGATCCTGCCGGCCGAATCCGCGGGTGCGGGCGCAAAGCTTCACGTCACCCACTGGCTGCCCGAGGGGCGCCCGCGCGCGGTGGTCTTGCTTGCGCACGGTTATGCCGAGCATGCCGGGCGCTATGAATATGTGGCAAAGCGCCTGACCGACGCGGGCTATGCAATCTATGCGGTCGACCATTGGGGTCACGGCAATTCGGACGGCGACGGCGGTTTCGTCCCGCGCTTTTCTGCCTTTCTCGACGGCATGACCGAACTTCTGACGCTCGTCGAGATCAATCATGGCGATACGCCGCGCCTGTTGCTCGGCCACAGCATGGGCGGACTGATCGCGACTTTGTTCCTCGTCGAACGGCAGCAGGCGTTTCTCGCCGCCGCCGTTTCGGGACCCGCAATTCTGCCCGCCGAACCGCCGTCGCGCTTCACTGTCTGGATCAGCCGTTTCCTTGCGCGCTTCTTCCCGCGCCTCGGCGTGCTGTCGCTCGATGCAAACGGCGTCAGCCGCGATCCGCTGGTCGTTGAGGCCTATAAGGCCGACCCGCTCGTCTACACCGGCAAGATCGGCGCGCGGCTCGGCAAGGAATTCATGGATGCAATGGCGGTCGCGCAGGCCGATGCGCCGAAGATACGCCTGCCGATCCTGATCCAGCATGGCGAGGCCGACCGCCTCACCGCGCCTGCTGGGTCGCGCTATCTGTTCGATAATGTGGCATCGAAGGACAAGCGCCTCGAAATCTATCCCGGCTTGTTCCACGAAATCTACAATGAGCCCGAACGCGACGCGGTGCTCGATGATCTGATCGGATGGTTCGACGCGCATGTGAAGGGACCGGCTGCGGCATGA
- a CDS encoding TlpA disulfide reductase family protein, whose product MLLLSGVFAIRRVPNPSLAILAIFLAGSIAGCDREKPPGEQAADGQANISPGQAKDGGVGHFQHQVERTGKGKAAPTVGFRGPDDAPVTLADFRGKPLLVNLWATWCAPCVAEMPTLDALAAKSGDRMTVIAVAQDLKGAEVVDPWFQKAGLKALQPYVDPENGLLDAASSALPTSIYYDAEGREIWRVVGAIDWQGKEAQALLAEASR is encoded by the coding sequence ATGCTGTTGCTATCCGGAGTATTCGCCATCCGCCGCGTCCCAAATCCGTCTCTTGCGATCCTCGCCATATTTCTGGCCGGATCAATCGCGGGCTGCGATAGGGAAAAGCCGCCGGGCGAGCAAGCCGCAGACGGCCAAGCAAATATTTCGCCCGGCCAAGCGAAGGATGGCGGCGTCGGCCATTTTCAACATCAGGTCGAGCGCACGGGCAAGGGCAAGGCGGCACCGACGGTCGGCTTTCGCGGCCCCGACGATGCGCCCGTCACGCTCGCCGACTTTCGCGGCAAACCGCTGCTCGTCAATCTGTGGGCGACATGGTGCGCGCCGTGCGTCGCCGAGATGCCGACGCTCGACGCGCTCGCGGCGAAAAGCGGCGATCGCATGACCGTGATCGCGGTGGCGCAGGATCTGAAAGGCGCCGAGGTGGTCGATCCCTGGTTCCAGAAAGCCGGCTTGAAGGCGCTGCAACCCTATGTCGATCCCGAGAACGGCCTGCTCGACGCCGCGAGCAGCGCGCTGCCGACCAGCATCTATTACGATGCCGAAGGTCGCGAAATATGGCGCGTTGTCGGCGCCATCGACTGGCAGGGCAAGGAAGCGCAAGCGCTGCTGGCCGAGGCAAGCCGCTGA
- a CDS encoding NAD(P)H-dependent glycerol-3-phosphate dehydrogenase, which translates to MRLKVGLLGGGSWGTTVASVVSRNAPITLWARDAETVDGINSDNENRRYLPGIKLPSALRATADMAEVVAGADVLVMGVPSHSFRSVLEEARNHLRPWVPVISLTKGLELSSGKRMTELIEEVLPGHPVGVLTGPNLAREIMTGQAAASVLSMEDEIVVRALQPVFHSGLFRVYTNTDLLGCELGGVLKNIIAIAVGMGDGLGAGDNTRSALMTRGLSEITRLGVAMGGRAETFAGLTGMGDLIATCTSPLSRNRHVGVELGKGRPIDEIIAGMNMVAEGVKSAPTVIALAERYGLDMPIARDVYDVTQGKRSAQDVFRGLLKSSVGDESHPG; encoded by the coding sequence ATGCGGTTGAAAGTGGGGCTGCTCGGCGGGGGTAGCTGGGGAACGACGGTTGCGTCGGTGGTGTCGCGCAACGCGCCGATCACGCTTTGGGCGCGCGATGCCGAGACGGTCGATGGCATCAACAGCGATAATGAGAACCGCCGATATCTGCCCGGCATCAAGCTGCCCTCGGCGCTCCGTGCGACCGCGGACATGGCGGAGGTCGTCGCGGGCGCCGATGTGCTGGTCATGGGGGTCCCCTCGCACAGCTTTCGCAGCGTTCTAGAGGAAGCGCGCAACCACCTGCGCCCGTGGGTTCCGGTAATCAGCCTGACCAAAGGGCTCGAACTTTCTTCGGGCAAGCGCATGACCGAGCTGATCGAGGAGGTCCTTCCGGGCCACCCCGTCGGCGTTCTGACCGGCCCGAACCTCGCGCGCGAAATCATGACGGGGCAGGCGGCGGCTAGCGTGCTTTCGATGGAGGATGAGATCGTCGTGCGCGCGCTCCAGCCCGTGTTCCACTCGGGGCTGTTCCGCGTCTACACCAACACCGACCTTCTCGGCTGCGAACTCGGCGGAGTGCTCAAGAATATCATCGCGATCGCGGTCGGCATGGGCGACGGCCTCGGCGCGGGCGACAATACGCGTTCGGCGCTGATGACGCGCGGGCTCTCCGAAATCACCCGGCTCGGCGTCGCGATGGGCGGGCGGGCGGAAACCTTTGCGGGGCTCACCGGCATGGGCGACCTGATCGCGACATGCACCAGCCCCTTGTCGCGCAACCGCCATGTCGGCGTCGAACTCGGCAAGGGGCGGCCGATCGACGAGATTATCGCGGGCATGAACATGGTCGCCGAGGGCGTGAAGAGCGCGCCGACCGTGATTGCGCTTGCCGAACGTTACGGCCTCGACATGCCGATTGCGCGCGACGTCTATGACGTGACGCAGGGAAAACGCAGCGCGCAGGACGTGTTTCGCGGCCTGCTGAAATCCAGCGTCGGCGACGAATCGCATCCCGGCTAA
- a CDS encoding alpha/beta fold hydrolase: MKILLVLIFAPLITLALLYFLFPEQLVQLMRWLMRRRARLVRKTVTVGGRNWPYLEGGDPSKPTLVMVHGFGADKDHWTFYAPWMTRDYHLIAPDLPGFGENDRDRELPFDVTSQARRLKDFLDALGIERPHLGGNSMGGWIALRFAIDYPGSLRTLTLMNNAGIIGADESELQKLAAGRDYNPLVLANLEDADRLIAFVVRKPTHVPARLKPVIYADALKHRDLLDQIFWIIADEMEQKPLNDQLGGVKVPTLIIWGRHDKLIDVSCVAVLEAGIVGSKSHIFEHVAHVPMIEDPKATAEVQREFLAKH, encoded by the coding sequence ATGAAAATCCTGCTGGTCCTAATTTTCGCGCCGCTCATCACGCTCGCGCTCCTCTATTTCCTCTTTCCCGAACAGCTTGTGCAACTGATGCGCTGGCTGATGCGCAGACGCGCACGGTTGGTGCGCAAAACGGTGACGGTGGGCGGTCGTAACTGGCCCTATCTAGAGGGCGGCGATCCGTCGAAGCCGACGCTTGTGATGGTCCATGGCTTCGGTGCGGACAAGGATCACTGGACCTTTTATGCGCCGTGGATGACGCGCGACTATCATCTGATCGCGCCCGACCTGCCGGGTTTTGGCGAGAATGACCGCGACCGCGAACTGCCCTTCGACGTGACCAGCCAGGCGCGGCGGCTCAAGGATTTTCTGGACGCACTGGGTATCGAGCGCCCGCATCTTGGCGGCAACAGCATGGGCGGCTGGATCGCGCTGCGCTTTGCGATCGATTATCCGGGCAGCTTGCGCACATTGACGCTGATGAACAATGCCGGGATTATCGGCGCCGACGAAAGCGAGCTACAGAAGCTGGCGGCGGGGCGCGACTATAATCCGCTCGTGCTCGCCAATCTGGAGGATGCCGACCGCCTGATCGCCTTCGTCGTCCGCAAGCCGACGCATGTGCCGGCGCGGCTCAAGCCCGTCATCTATGCCGATGCGCTGAAACACCGCGACCTGCTCGACCAGATTTTCTGGATCATCGCCGACGAGATGGAGCAGAAGCCGCTCAACGACCAGCTTGGCGGTGTGAAGGTGCCGACGCTGATCATCTGGGGCCGCCACGACAAGCTGATCGATGTGAGCTGCGTCGCGGTGCTCGAAGCTGGTATCGTGGGCAGTAAGTCGCATATCTTCGAACATGTCGCGCATGTGCCGATGATCGAGGATCCCAAGGCGACCGCAGAGGTACAGCGCGAGTTTCTTGCCAAGCATTGA
- the argH gene encoding argininosuccinate lyase: MWGGRFGGGPAAIMQEINASIPVDKRLWEEDIAASRAHATMLGAAGIIAAEDAVVIDRGLAQIADEFAANGVPVDLSLEDIHMTVESRLKELVGEAAGRLHTARSRNDQVATDFRLWTRTACERIDAGLQAIQTALLTRADEHAGSIMPGFTHLQVAQPVTLGHHLLAYVEMFGRDRSRFADARRRLNESPLGAAALAGTGFPVDRHATAAALGFDRPMANSIDAVSDRDFALEFCASASIAAIHLSRLAEEIVIWASQPFGFISLPDAWSTGSSIMPQKRNPDAAELVRGRAGLLLGAFQRLAVIVKGLPLTYSKDLQDDKETVFGAFDALALSLAAMTGMVETLTFRTDRMRALAASGYSTATDLADWLVREAGLPFREAHHVVGACVKRAEELGVELSALPAGDAAAIHAEVTPEVLAALTVEASVASRTSYGGTAPDGVRKAVAAARAALEGQI; encoded by the coding sequence ATGTGGGGCGGCCGCTTCGGTGGCGGACCCGCGGCGATCATGCAAGAGATTAACGCATCGATTCCCGTCGACAAGCGCCTGTGGGAAGAAGATATCGCGGCCAGCCGCGCGCATGCGACGATGCTCGGCGCCGCGGGAATTATCGCGGCCGAGGATGCGGTGGTGATCGACCGCGGGCTGGCGCAGATCGCCGACGAGTTCGCCGCGAACGGTGTGCCCGTCGACCTCAGCCTCGAAGACATCCACATGACCGTCGAATCGCGGCTCAAGGAACTGGTCGGCGAAGCCGCCGGCCGCCTCCACACCGCGCGCTCGCGCAACGACCAGGTCGCGACCGATTTCCGTCTGTGGACGCGCACCGCGTGCGAGCGCATCGACGCGGGGTTGCAGGCGATCCAGACCGCGCTGCTGACGCGCGCCGACGAACATGCGGGCAGCATCATGCCCGGCTTCACGCATTTGCAGGTCGCGCAGCCGGTGACGCTCGGCCATCATCTGCTCGCCTATGTCGAAATGTTCGGCCGCGACCGTTCGCGCTTCGCCGATGCGCGCCGCCGCCTCAACGAATCGCCGCTCGGCGCCGCGGCGCTGGCGGGCACCGGTTTTCCGGTCGATCGCCATGCCACCGCGGCCGCGCTCGGTTTCGATCGCCCGATGGCGAACAGCATCGATGCCGTCTCCGACCGCGACTTCGCGCTCGAATTCTGCGCGTCGGCGTCGATCGCCGCAATCCACCTTTCGCGCCTCGCCGAGGAAATCGTGATCTGGGCCAGCCAGCCCTTCGGTTTCATCAGCCTGCCGGACGCATGGTCGACGGGCAGCTCGATCATGCCGCAAAAGCGCAACCCCGACGCCGCCGAACTGGTGCGCGGGCGCGCGGGCCTGCTGCTCGGCGCGTTCCAGCGGCTCGCCGTGATCGTGAAGGGCCTGCCGCTCACCTATTCGAAGGATCTGCAGGACGACAAGGAAACGGTCTTTGGCGCCTTTGATGCGCTCGCGCTGTCGCTGGCGGCGATGACCGGGATGGTCGAGACGCTGACCTTTCGTACCGACCGCATGCGCGCGCTCGCCGCGTCGGGCTATTCGACCGCGACCGACCTTGCCGACTGGCTGGTGCGCGAGGCGGGCCTCCCGTTCCGCGAGGCGCATCATGTGGTCGGCGCCTGCGTGAAGCGCGCCGAGGAATTGGGCGTCGAACTCTCAGCGCTGCCCGCCGGGGACGCCGCCGCGATCCATGCCGAGGTCACTCCCGAGGTGCTCGCGGCGCTGACCGTCGAGGCATCGGTCGCCAGCCGCACCAGCTATGGCGGCACGGCGCCGGACGGGGTAAGGAAGGCCGTGGCCGCAGCCCGCGCGGCGCTCGAAGGACAAATATGA
- a CDS encoding DUF3336 domain-containing protein has protein sequence MLFTPTLSADRDLVTATDYAAWSKAAQEHDRKSGMSAWRAADESKHFDYKAIRARLEKLRKLSAAGDVKGLLFVLNEGIHGNIDGMGHERLYQKARFGTKKLIEDYVAEVVASLDKIAAARSIGRDEKRDFFRRAQHCYGRSALLLSGSGSFLFFHIGVVKALWEEGVLPAIMSGASGGSIVAAVVCTRKNADIGAFLESERLANPDRDPEGRRLAPDEVRARLADLIPDLTFQEAYEVSGRHLNVSVAPAEKHQNGRLLNAITAPNVLIREAVLASCAVPGVFPPVMLMARDDAGNRVPYQPDRRWVDGSVTHDIPTKRLERLYGVNHHIVSQANPIALPFATDTRKQMAPIEAIQHASMTTFRAWLNANMVIFQKPLEWVPPLNSIANMARSVINQEYTGDINIIRPPKFWSPTKILSDLGQEDIDELIDTGERTAWPKVEMVRTQTAISRALEAILAKIDKAGDDGPGHRSAALQKAVR, from the coding sequence ATGCTTTTCACCCCGACGCTCAGCGCCGATCGCGATCTTGTGACCGCAACCGATTATGCCGCCTGGTCGAAAGCGGCGCAGGAACATGACCGCAAATCGGGGATGTCGGCATGGCGCGCCGCCGATGAGAGCAAGCATTTCGATTATAAGGCGATCCGCGCGCGGCTGGAAAAGCTGCGCAAGCTATCCGCCGCGGGTGACGTCAAGGGGCTGCTCTTTGTCCTGAACGAGGGCATTCACGGCAATATCGACGGCATGGGACACGAACGGCTGTACCAGAAGGCGCGTTTCGGCACGAAAAAGCTGATCGAGGATTATGTCGCGGAGGTCGTCGCCTCGCTCGACAAGATTGCTGCCGCGCGCAGCATCGGCCGCGACGAGAAGCGCGATTTCTTCCGCCGTGCGCAACATTGCTATGGCCGCTCGGCGCTGCTGCTCTCCGGCTCGGGCAGCTTCCTCTTCTTCCATATCGGTGTCGTAAAGGCCTTGTGGGAAGAGGGTGTGTTGCCCGCGATCATGTCGGGCGCGAGCGGCGGGTCGATCGTCGCCGCAGTCGTCTGCACGCGCAAAAATGCCGACATCGGTGCTTTCCTGGAAAGCGAACGCCTCGCCAATCCCGACCGCGATCCGGAGGGGCGGCGTCTTGCACCCGACGAGGTCCGCGCGCGGCTCGCCGACCTGATCCCCGACCTCACCTTTCAGGAGGCCTATGAGGTCAGCGGGCGGCACCTCAACGTTTCGGTCGCGCCCGCCGAAAAGCATCAGAACGGCCGGCTGCTGAATGCGATCACCGCGCCGAACGTGTTGATCCGCGAGGCGGTGCTCGCTTCGTGCGCGGTGCCGGGAGTCTTCCCGCCGGTGATGCTGATGGCGCGTGACGATGCGGGCAACCGCGTACCCTATCAGCCCGATCGGCGCTGGGTCGATGGTTCGGTGACGCACGACATTCCGACCAAGCGGCTCGAACGACTCTATGGGGTCAATCACCATATCGTCAGCCAGGCGAACCCGATCGCGCTGCCGTTCGCGACCGACACGCGTAAGCAGATGGCGCCGATCGAGGCGATTCAGCACGCGTCGATGACGACCTTCCGGGCGTGGCTCAACGCAAATATGGTGATCTTCCAGAAGCCGCTCGAATGGGTGCCGCCGCTCAACAGCATCGCCAACATGGCGCGTTCGGTGATCAATCAGGAATATACCGGCGACATCAACATCATCCGCCCGCCCAAATTCTGGTCGCCGACCAAGATTTTGAGCGATCTGGGACAGGAAGATATCGACGAACTGATCGATACGGGTGAGCGCACCGCTTGGCCGAAGGTCGAAATGGTGCGTACCCAGACCGCAATCAGCCGCGCGCTCGAAGCCATATTGGCGAAGATCGACAAGGCGGGTGACGACGGCCCCGGCCACCGCAGCGCCGCGCTGCAAAAGGCGGTTCGCTAG
- a CDS encoding glycerol-3-phosphate 1-O-acyltransferase — MADGTPRTPIVAEQAADRLYIIDARNGVERRLLLDWIHSTSGDDEPAWASLDIEDGDHALPVDVLQTRLGGAPSRLVVPLRVAWRIPGFDRDRALKFRHLIFGDPRHPGPLRSRLILLRDRRRAQILVGEAATLDTLRDRFCAQTGGGDGEGADSPEFAGFVARQAALALDVAERGIRGTRYKVPRFVADGLRTSPKFRAALADLAEKTGRPVGDLYREARPLMKEVIARPSALFLDLRARLDRMMFGGYAPEMEIDAAELAKLRGILREHPTAILFTHKTYIDGATPSRLTYENDMPMLHSFGGANLDFAVMGEFFRRSGMIFIRRSFQDQPVYKLVLRHYIAWLLAKRFPLSWAFEGTRSRLGKLMPPKYGLMKYVLDAAHATGTRDVHFVPFVTSFDLIRDVEEYAAEQTGRNKKPESLSWFIGYMKSLKEPSGRIRLDIGNPVVIDEAPAPDDRRALEKIAFAVAVEANRVTPLTVTSVMCLILLGMAPRGATAAELLGAIGAVTDWARARDIRLSRELESGDDGALSATVDTLVESGLLTRYEAGSENVYSIDPAKHPMASYYRNIIAHHFLDRAMIELALFELRDGDSGDATAAFWAKIDRLRDLFKFEFFYPPRDEHRAALEAELARIDPVWDRRLASGDRGVAQLLRRCQPVVGHAILLPFAEAYSVVAEQLARANPGDAVDEKALLDAALVEGRQAWLLRRISSEAAIGKLLFANGLSLMRHMGLAEEATPVNLAARRALLMELRGLANVMETMRLSTVALADRLPGSGG; from the coding sequence GTGGCGGACGGAACGCCCCGCACCCCTATCGTGGCGGAGCAGGCGGCCGACCGGCTTTATATCATCGACGCGCGCAACGGGGTCGAGCGGCGCCTGCTCCTCGACTGGATCCATTCGACGAGCGGCGATGACGAACCGGCCTGGGCAAGTCTCGATATCGAGGATGGCGACCATGCGCTGCCCGTCGACGTGCTTCAGACGCGGCTTGGCGGTGCACCGTCGCGGCTGGTGGTGCCCCTGCGCGTCGCTTGGCGCATCCCCGGGTTCGACAGGGACCGCGCGCTCAAATTCCGCCACCTGATCTTCGGCGATCCGCGTCATCCGGGCCCGCTCCGGTCCCGGCTGATTCTGCTCCGCGATCGCCGCCGGGCGCAGATATTGGTCGGCGAGGCGGCGACGCTCGACACGCTCCGCGACCGCTTTTGCGCGCAAACGGGCGGCGGCGACGGCGAGGGCGCGGACAGCCCGGAATTCGCGGGCTTCGTCGCGCGGCAGGCGGCGCTTGCGCTCGACGTTGCGGAGCGCGGCATTCGGGGGACGCGTTACAAGGTGCCGCGCTTCGTCGCCGATGGCCTGCGCACCAGTCCCAAATTCCGCGCCGCGCTCGCCGATCTGGCGGAGAAGACGGGCCGCCCGGTCGGCGATCTCTATCGCGAGGCACGGCCGCTGATGAAGGAAGTCATCGCGCGGCCGTCGGCGCTCTTCCTCGACCTTCGCGCGCGGCTCGATCGCATGATGTTCGGCGGATATGCGCCTGAAATGGAAATCGACGCGGCGGAGCTCGCGAAGCTGCGGGGCATCCTGCGCGAGCATCCCACCGCGATTCTCTTCACGCACAAAACCTATATCGACGGCGCGACGCCCAGCCGGCTGACATATGAGAACGACATGCCGATGCTGCACAGCTTCGGCGGCGCCAATCTCGACTTCGCTGTGATGGGCGAATTCTTCCGCCGATCGGGGATGATTTTCATCCGGCGCAGCTTTCAGGATCAGCCGGTCTATAAGCTTGTGCTGCGTCATTATATCGCGTGGCTGCTCGCCAAGCGTTTCCCCCTGAGCTGGGCGTTCGAGGGAACGCGATCGCGGCTCGGCAAGCTGATGCCGCCCAAATATGGGCTGATGAAATATGTCCTCGACGCGGCACATGCGACGGGCACGCGCGATGTGCATTTCGTTCCCTTCGTCACCAGCTTCGACCTGATCCGCGATGTCGAGGAATATGCGGCCGAACAGACGGGGCGGAACAAGAAGCCCGAAAGCCTGTCATGGTTTATTGGCTATATGAAAAGCCTGAAGGAACCATCGGGCCGCATCCGCCTGGACATCGGCAATCCCGTGGTGATCGACGAAGCGCCGGCCCCCGACGACAGGCGCGCGCTCGAGAAGATCGCCTTTGCGGTCGCAGTCGAGGCGAACCGCGTCACCCCGCTCACCGTCACCTCGGTCATGTGCCTGATCCTGCTCGGCATGGCGCCGCGGGGGGCAACTGCCGCGGAACTTCTCGGCGCGATCGGCGCGGTGACCGACTGGGCGCGTGCACGCGATATCCGTCTCAGCCGCGAACTGGAGAGCGGCGACGACGGCGCGCTGTCGGCAACCGTCGATACGCTGGTCGAGAGCGGCCTGCTGACGCGTTACGAGGCGGGCAGCGAGAATGTCTATTCGATCGACCCCGCCAAACATCCGATGGCAAGCTATTACCGCAACATCATCGCGCATCATTTCCTCGACCGTGCGATGATCGAACTCGCCCTGTTCGAACTGCGCGATGGCGACAGCGGCGATGCGACGGCTGCCTTCTGGGCGAAGATCGACCGCCTTCGCGATCTGTTCAAATTCGAATTCTTCTACCCGCCCCGCGACGAACATCGCGCCGCGTTGGAGGCCGAACTTGCCCGCATCGACCCGGTGTGGGACCGCCGGCTTGCGAGCGGCGACCGCGGTGTCGCGCAGCTTCTACGCCGTTGTCAGCCCGTCGTCGGTCACGCGATCCTGCTGCCCTTCGCCGAGGCCTATTCGGTCGTCGCCGAACAGCTTGCGCGGGCGAATCCCGGCGATGCGGTCGACGAAAAGGCGCTGCTCGACGCGGCGCTGGTCGAGGGGCGGCAGGCCTGGCTGCTCCGCCGTATCAGCAGCGAGGCGGCGATCGGAAAATTGCTCTTTGCCAACGGCCTGTCGCTGATGCGCCACATGGGGCTCGCGGAAGAGGCGACGCCGGTGAATCTCGCGGCGCGCCGCGCGCTGCTGATGGAACTGCGCGGCCTCGCCAACGTCATGGAGACGATGCGGCTTTCGACCGTCGCGCTCGCCGACCGCTTGCCGGGTTCAGGAGGATAA
- a CDS encoding wax ester/triacylglycerol synthase family O-acyltransferase — protein MLKQLSAQDAQFLYTQTANNLTHIMGVYIYDPSTAPGGFVRFKDIIRHVESRVDTSPLFKRRLHRLPFDMDHPYWVEDEHFDIEAHMSHARLPEPGDWRQFCIAVARWFSKPMDMNRPLWDIYIIEGLDRIPGIPKGSFAMLHRVHHAAVDGASGAHAFIAMSDIDAKGTPAIPEPPPVEELGKAPSSTETLSRAWSASMQSPVKFMNALMKMSPAIISSARKSISEGGMTAGVPETRFNVAVGPHKMFDATTVALTDVAEIRKKVLGATVNDVVLTTVGGALRKYLQKHKELPNESLVAVAPINLRGKGGKASTPGNQVSAMSVPIRTDIAGPLERLAAIRDYTVEAKEAKAGVSARIMTDLSQHIPGATMAAVARLVTSERFAVRGTNLFISNVPGAQVPLYLAGAQLVQQHGMAPLANNMGLFVATPSYNGRIAFSIIGERSIMPDIAFFRECIDESFADLMAATPKPEKPKAATAKPKAAPKPAPKSRAKPKATAQTATKARVKPVAKANATGKTRKK, from the coding sequence ATGCTCAAACAGCTTAGCGCGCAGGACGCCCAGTTCCTCTACACGCAGACCGCGAACAATCTGACGCACATCATGGGGGTCTATATCTATGACCCCTCGACCGCGCCGGGCGGTTTCGTGCGCTTCAAGGACATCATCCGCCACGTCGAAAGCCGAGTCGACACCTCGCCACTGTTCAAGCGGCGGTTGCATCGCCTGCCGTTCGACATGGACCATCCCTATTGGGTCGAGGACGAGCATTTCGACATCGAGGCGCATATGAGCCACGCGCGCCTGCCCGAACCCGGCGACTGGCGGCAATTCTGCATCGCGGTCGCGCGCTGGTTCTCAAAGCCGATGGATATGAATCGCCCGCTCTGGGACATTTATATCATCGAGGGGCTCGACCGCATTCCGGGCATCCCGAAGGGCAGCTTCGCGATGCTCCACCGCGTTCATCATGCAGCGGTCGACGGCGCGTCGGGGGCGCACGCCTTTATCGCGATGAGCGACATCGATGCAAAGGGCACGCCCGCGATACCCGAACCGCCGCCGGTCGAGGAATTGGGCAAGGCACCGTCGAGCACCGAAACCCTCTCGCGCGCCTGGTCGGCATCGATGCAGTCGCCGGTCAAGTTCATGAACGCGCTCATGAAGATGTCGCCCGCGATCATCTCTTCGGCGCGGAAGTCGATTTCCGAGGGCGGCATGACCGCTGGAGTCCCCGAAACGCGCTTCAACGTGGCCGTCGGCCCGCACAAGATGTTCGACGCGACGACGGTCGCGCTGACCGACGTGGCGGAAATACGCAAGAAAGTGCTCGGTGCGACGGTCAATGACGTGGTGCTGACCACCGTCGGCGGCGCGCTGCGCAAATATCTTCAGAAGCATAAGGAACTGCCGAACGAGAGCCTTGTCGCGGTCGCGCCGATCAATCTGCGCGGAAAGGGCGGAAAGGCATCGACCCCGGGCAATCAGGTGTCGGCGATGAGCGTCCCGATCCGCACCGACATCGCGGGACCGCTCGAACGGCTCGCGGCGATCCGCGACTATACGGTCGAGGCGAAGGAGGCGAAGGCCGGGGTCAGCGCGCGGATCATGACCGACCTGTCGCAGCATATTCCGGGCGCCACGATGGCGGCGGTTGCCCGGCTCGTGACCAGCGAGCGTTTCGCGGTGCGCGGCACCAACCTCTTCATCTCGAATGTCCCCGGCGCGCAGGTGCCGCTCTATCTGGCCGGTGCTCAGTTGGTGCAGCAGCATGGCATGGCACCGCTCGCGAACAATATGGGGCTGTTCGTTGCGACCCCAAGCTATAACGGCCGGATCGCCTTCTCGATCATCGGCGAACGCTCGATCATGCCCGACATCGCCTTTTTCCGCGAATGCATCGACGAAAGTTTCGCCGACCTGATGGCCGCGACGCCGAAACCCGAAAAGCCGAAAGCCGCTACGGCAAAGCCGAAAGCGGCGCCCAAACCCGCCCCCAAATCCAGGGCAAAGCCAAAGGCGACGGCCCAAACTGCGACAAAAGCCAGGGTGAAACCGGTTGCTAAAGCGAACGCAACCGGCAAGACTCGGAAAAAATAA